A single genomic interval of Chitinophaga sp. 180180018-3 harbors:
- the topA gene encoding type I DNA topoisomerase, translated as MAKNLVIVESPAKAKTIEKILGKDFEVKSCFGHIRDLEKDDMGIDIENNFKPKYVIPDDKEKVVKELKKLAKDTDEVWLATDEDREGEAISWHLCEVLRLDPSTTKRIVFHEITKPAIENAIKHPRYLDMDRVNAQQARRILDRIVGFEISPVLWRKMSMRNSLSAGRVQSVAVRLIVEREREINAFQTVSTFKVEAWFTGKDINGKNISFKAEGPSKLKTAEDAEKFLQQCIGAGYTVKDIQVKPGKKSPAAPFTTSTLQQEASRKLGYSVSKTMLLAQKLYESGFITYMRTDSVNLSDTAITDIEKSIRNSFGDKYYQHRKFKNKNESAQEAHEAIRPTYMENATVDDSDTRKLYELIWKRTIASQMADAELEKTTAKIDISTNHEELTASGEVLKFDGFLKVYMESHDEEDETEEQEGSLPPLAVKQSLDLKEMKATERFSRPAPRYTEASLVKKLEELGIGRPSTYAPTITTIQKRNYVEKRDKEGVKREFRILVLKADQINKVTDAENTGAEKAKLFPTDLGMIVTDFLNQYFNNVMDYGFTAKIEEEFDEIANGKKQWAKMLKEFYSPFHKDVENTLENAERVKGERPLGTDAATGKPIVARMGRYGPMIQIGSVEDEEKPRFAKLKATQSIETISLEEAMELFKLPRNLGQFEDQDVIVNIGRFGPYAQHDKKFYSLKKEMDPYTVELDEVAPLIAEKRAAKDERTIKIFEKEKIQVLRGPYGPYIKQGLKNYKIPKERIDAAAEITVEEAKAIIEDAKANPPKKKAPPRKKKTE; from the coding sequence ATGGCAAAAAATTTAGTTATAGTTGAGTCCCCGGCGAAAGCCAAGACCATAGAAAAAATACTCGGCAAAGACTTCGAGGTCAAGTCCTGTTTCGGTCACATCCGTGACCTGGAGAAGGACGACATGGGGATAGACATTGAAAATAACTTTAAGCCTAAGTATGTGATTCCGGACGACAAGGAGAAGGTGGTCAAGGAACTCAAGAAGCTGGCGAAGGATACCGATGAGGTATGGTTAGCAACGGATGAGGACCGTGAAGGGGAAGCCATTTCATGGCATTTATGTGAGGTATTACGCCTGGATCCGTCAACTACCAAGCGTATCGTTTTCCATGAAATCACCAAACCGGCTATTGAGAATGCGATAAAACATCCGCGGTACCTGGATATGGACCGGGTAAACGCCCAGCAGGCACGTCGTATCCTGGACCGTATTGTGGGTTTTGAGATTTCGCCGGTGCTCTGGCGTAAAATGAGCATGCGTAATTCCCTGTCTGCCGGCCGTGTGCAGTCAGTGGCCGTACGCCTGATCGTAGAACGTGAAAGAGAAATCAATGCCTTCCAGACTGTCAGCACCTTTAAGGTAGAAGCCTGGTTCACCGGGAAGGATATCAATGGCAAAAACATTTCATTCAAAGCGGAAGGCCCGTCTAAGCTGAAAACAGCGGAAGATGCTGAAAAATTCCTGCAGCAGTGTATTGGCGCCGGCTATACCGTAAAGGATATACAGGTTAAGCCGGGCAAGAAATCGCCGGCTGCACCATTCACCACTTCCACCCTGCAACAGGAAGCCAGCCGCAAACTCGGCTACAGCGTTTCCAAAACCATGTTGCTGGCTCAGAAACTGTATGAAAGCGGGTTTATCACCTACATGCGTACGGACTCCGTAAACCTGTCGGATACTGCCATCACAGACATCGAAAAATCTATCCGCAATAGTTTCGGTGACAAATACTACCAGCATCGCAAATTCAAGAATAAAAACGAATCGGCTCAGGAAGCGCACGAGGCTATCCGTCCTACCTACATGGAAAATGCCACGGTAGACGACAGCGATACCCGTAAACTCTATGAGCTTATCTGGAAACGTACCATCGCCAGCCAGATGGCTGATGCGGAACTGGAGAAAACCACCGCTAAAATCGATATTTCCACCAACCACGAAGAGCTGACTGCCAGCGGAGAAGTGCTGAAATTCGATGGCTTCCTGAAAGTATACATGGAAAGCCACGACGAGGAAGACGAAACAGAAGAACAGGAAGGCTCATTACCACCACTGGCCGTGAAACAATCACTGGACCTGAAGGAAATGAAAGCCACTGAAAGATTCTCCCGCCCGGCTCCCCGTTATACGGAAGCCAGCCTGGTAAAGAAACTGGAAGAACTGGGCATCGGCCGCCCATCTACCTATGCGCCTACCATCACCACCATACAGAAGCGTAACTATGTGGAAAAGAGGGATAAAGAAGGGGTGAAAAGAGAGTTCCGCATCCTGGTGCTCAAGGCAGATCAAATCAACAAAGTAACGGACGCTGAAAATACAGGCGCTGAAAAAGCCAAACTGTTCCCAACAGACCTCGGCATGATCGTGACTGATTTTCTGAACCAGTATTTCAATAATGTAATGGACTATGGCTTCACCGCGAAGATCGAAGAAGAATTCGATGAAATCGCAAATGGTAAGAAGCAATGGGCCAAAATGCTGAAAGAGTTCTACTCACCGTTCCATAAAGATGTGGAAAACACCCTCGAAAATGCGGAACGTGTGAAAGGGGAACGCCCGCTTGGAACAGATGCCGCCACCGGCAAACCTATCGTGGCCCGCATGGGACGTTACGGCCCGATGATCCAGATAGGCAGCGTGGAAGATGAAGAAAAACCACGCTTCGCCAAGCTGAAAGCTACACAAAGTATTGAAACCATCTCGCTGGAAGAAGCGATGGAGTTGTTTAAACTGCCCCGTAACCTGGGCCAGTTTGAAGACCAGGATGTGATTGTGAATATCGGCCGTTTTGGTCCGTATGCGCAACACGACAAAAAGTTCTATTCCCTGAAAAAGGAAATGGATCCGTACACCGTGGAGCTGGACGAAGTAGCGCCGCTGATCGCTGAAAAGCGCGCTGCGAAAGACGAACGTACGATCAAGATATTTGAAAAGGAAAAGATCCAGGTATTAAGAGGCCCATACGGACCTTATATTAAACAAGGACTGAAGAATTATAAGATACCAAAAGAAAGAATAGATGCAGCTGCCGAGATCACGGTAGAAGAAGCCAAAGCCATTATAGAAGATGCCAAGGCCAATCCTCCGAAGAAAAAGGCACCGCCGCGGAAGAAGAAAACTGAATAA
- a CDS encoding DUF2520 domain-containing protein, with amino-acid sequence MDVVIIGTGNVAHCFGHLLKIHGHQIKQVISRQKEHAREMGEMLNADYTDDLQDIQMDADIYLLAVSDAAIPDLNDQLRLGKRIVAHTAGAVPLQSISRISSNTGVLYPLQSIRKEMKSYPPIPVMLEASNDEVLRRLQALAQSISGSVTITNSEQRLKYHLTAVLCNNFTNHLIAQAKAFCEKEQLDFSLLQPIIKETFERLEKYPPESVQTGPALRQDETTMSLHRALLADNEYLQLVYRVVSDAIYQFHKGIAN; translated from the coding sequence ATGGATGTAGTTATCATTGGCACAGGTAATGTTGCTCATTGCTTCGGGCATCTTCTGAAAATTCATGGTCATCAGATTAAACAGGTCATCAGCCGGCAGAAAGAGCACGCCAGGGAGATGGGAGAGATGCTGAATGCGGATTATACGGACGATTTGCAGGATATTCAGATGGACGCAGATATTTACCTGCTGGCAGTAAGCGATGCCGCCATTCCGGATCTGAACGACCAGCTCCGGCTGGGTAAGCGCATTGTGGCGCATACGGCAGGCGCAGTACCGCTGCAGTCTATCTCCCGGATATCTTCCAATACGGGCGTGCTGTATCCGCTGCAATCGATCCGGAAGGAGATGAAAAGCTATCCGCCCATCCCGGTAATGCTGGAAGCCAGCAACGATGAAGTGCTGAGGCGTTTACAGGCACTGGCCCAGAGTATATCCGGCAGCGTAACGATTACCAATTCTGAACAGCGGCTGAAATATCATCTCACCGCCGTGCTTTGTAATAATTTCACGAATCACCTGATCGCCCAGGCTAAAGCCTTCTGCGAAAAGGAGCAATTGGATTTCAGCCTCTTACAACCCATTATAAAAGAAACCTTCGAACGCCTGGAGAAATATCCGCCCGAATCCGTCCAGACCGGCCCCGCCCTGCGCCAGGACGAGACTACGATGAGCCTTCACCGCGCGCTGCTTGCAGATAACGAATATTTGCAGCTGGTGTATCGGGTGGTGTCGGATGCGATTTATCAATTTCATAAAGGAATTGCGAATTAA
- a CDS encoding 3-deoxy-D-manno-octulosonate 8-phosphate phosphatase, whose translation MNILALFKPITTFVLDVDGVLTDGTLQLLPGGEMSRKMNIKDGYAMQLAVKKGYRVVIISGGKSESVVSRLQGLGIKDIYTGVQEKQEKLQDYVFENDLRWEEILYMGDDIPDYRPMQLVGLATCPADAAPEIKSISRYISPLGGGQGCVREVMEKVLKLNGHWLIDEGIASK comes from the coding sequence ATGAACATATTGGCCTTATTCAAACCCATCACCACTTTTGTATTAGACGTAGACGGGGTGCTTACAGACGGTACTTTGCAATTATTACCCGGAGGAGAAATGTCGAGGAAGATGAATATCAAAGACGGCTATGCTATGCAACTGGCTGTTAAGAAAGGATACCGGGTGGTGATCATTTCAGGCGGAAAATCAGAAAGCGTGGTGAGCAGGTTACAGGGACTTGGCATAAAAGATATCTACACTGGCGTGCAGGAAAAGCAGGAGAAGCTACAGGATTACGTATTTGAAAACGATCTGCGCTGGGAGGAGATATTGTACATGGGCGACGATATTCCCGATTACAGGCCGATGCAGCTGGTGGGGCTGGCTACCTGCCCTGCAGATGCGGCACCAGAGATAAAAAGCATTTCCCGGTATATTTCGCCATTGGGCGGTGGACAGGGATGCGTAAGGGAAGTAATGGAAAAAGTCTTGAAACTGAACGGACATTGGTTAATAGATGAAGGAATTGCATCGAAATAA
- a CDS encoding geranylgeranylglycerol-phosphate geranylgeranyltransferase, which produces MKLWAAFFKLIRYPNLIYISLTQFLLQYCVVAPVLRSSGDEPSLTIQQFILLNLSTVLVAAAGYIINDYFDINIDIINKPDKMVLDKIISRRWAMAWHTMLNLTGVSLGFMVAWQTGQFYLGFTQVICSLLLWFYSTSFKRQVLIGNIVISLLTALAVVVVGFYEKQIYHSFEAIMSAVGRKLIQIIGVYALFAFVISMIREVVKDLEDMIGDSKDGCRTLPIAWGVLAAKRLCNALLLALVVIILLVEIRVWILGWYFAVVYLLLFVQLPAIYVYLLLKKASLPPHYHKVSSLVKLLMLTGILSMIFFKIYL; this is translated from the coding sequence ATGAAGCTCTGGGCTGCATTTTTTAAGTTGATCCGGTACCCTAACCTGATATATATAAGTCTTACCCAGTTTTTACTGCAGTATTGTGTTGTTGCACCGGTATTGCGCAGTTCAGGTGACGAGCCTTCGCTGACAATACAACAGTTCATCCTCCTGAACCTGAGTACGGTATTGGTGGCAGCTGCAGGGTATATCATCAATGACTATTTCGATATCAACATCGATATCATCAACAAGCCGGATAAAATGGTGCTCGACAAGATCATCAGCCGTCGCTGGGCGATGGCCTGGCATACCATGCTTAACCTGACTGGTGTTTCGCTGGGATTCATGGTGGCCTGGCAAACCGGCCAGTTCTATCTTGGATTTACGCAGGTGATCTGTTCCCTGTTGTTATGGTTTTATTCTACTTCTTTCAAGCGCCAGGTGCTGATTGGTAACATCGTTATTTCATTGCTGACAGCATTAGCCGTGGTAGTAGTTGGATTTTACGAAAAGCAGATCTATCACAGCTTTGAAGCGATTATGTCGGCTGTTGGAAGAAAGCTGATACAAATTATCGGGGTATATGCATTGTTTGCGTTTGTCATTTCCATGATCAGGGAAGTTGTGAAAGACCTGGAAGATATGATAGGCGACAGCAAAGACGGATGCCGTACGCTGCCCATTGCCTGGGGCGTGCTGGCCGCCAAACGCCTATGTAATGCACTGTTACTGGCACTGGTAGTAATTATTTTATTGGTAGAAATAAGGGTATGGATCCTGGGTTGGTATTTCGCGGTTGTTTACCTGCTATTGTTTGTACAACTGCCAGCCATATACGTTTATTTGTTACTGAAGAAGGCCAGTCTGCCGCCGCACTATCACAAAGTGAGTTCCCTGGTGAAGCTGTTAATGCTCACAGGTATTTTATCCATGATATTTTTTAAAATTTATTTATAG
- a CDS encoding Maf family protein, with protein MYSQTVILASQSPRRKQLLEQVGIPFEVKVVETAETWPESMAVPDIPVHIARQKAVAVQQLCVPENIIIAADTVVVLDDDIIGKPKDREDAIRILSRLSGRTHQVITGVVIRQNGKEKAFSKTTAVHFKSLTQEQIMYYVDQYKPFDKAGAYAIQEWIGAVGIDAINGCFYNVMGLPVSMVVEALSAFGA; from the coding sequence ATGTATTCGCAAACAGTTATCCTCGCTTCACAGTCGCCGCGAAGAAAGCAGCTGCTGGAGCAGGTGGGTATCCCATTTGAAGTAAAGGTGGTGGAAACGGCTGAAACCTGGCCGGAATCAATGGCTGTGCCGGATATACCCGTGCATATTGCTCGTCAGAAGGCGGTGGCTGTACAGCAGCTGTGTGTTCCGGAGAACATTATCATTGCTGCGGATACCGTAGTGGTATTGGATGATGATATTATAGGCAAACCTAAGGACCGTGAGGATGCTATCCGGATTTTATCGAGGCTTAGCGGTCGTACCCACCAGGTCATAACAGGGGTGGTGATCCGGCAGAATGGAAAGGAGAAGGCATTTTCGAAAACCACCGCTGTGCATTTCAAATCCCTGACGCAGGAACAGATCATGTATTATGTAGATCAGTACAAGCCATTTGATAAGGCGGGTGCATATGCTATACAGGAGTGGATCGGAGCGGTAGGCATTGATGCTATCAACGGATGCTTCTATAACGTAATGGGGCTGCCGGTAAGCATGGTAGTGGAAGCACTGTCGGCTTTCGGAGCGTAG
- a CDS encoding homoserine dehydrogenase has translation MENKIINLGIFGFGVVGQGLYEVLNRTKGINARIKKICIKDPNKSRPIDSSYFTTDKNEILEDPTIDVVVELINDTEAAFEIVSTALRNGKAVVSASKRMIAENLPALYQLQAENKVPFLYEASSCASIPIIRNLEEYYDNDLLNAVEGICNGSTNYILTKIFEENLSFETALQQAQHLGFAETDPSLDIEGYDPKFKIVILLLHAFGTFVKPEEVFNFGIHHLNDFDIQFARQRSCTIKLIAQCRRQNGHVFSYVLPHLVKEHNLLYDVYNEYNGILLESAFTDKQFFVGKGAGGTATGSAVLSDISALLYNYRYEYKKIKQNNQPSFTNDVKLKVYLRYKTPDQVDLAEFFNISEKYESAEWRYVVGVINLQKLKEAGWLKNKDVNVLVLE, from the coding sequence ATGGAAAATAAGATCATCAACTTAGGCATTTTCGGATTCGGCGTCGTAGGACAAGGACTGTACGAAGTATTGAACAGAACCAAAGGTATCAATGCACGTATCAAAAAGATCTGTATTAAAGATCCTAACAAGTCAAGACCCATCGACAGCAGCTATTTCACTACTGATAAAAATGAAATTCTTGAAGATCCCACCATTGATGTAGTGGTGGAGCTGATTAACGACACAGAGGCCGCCTTTGAAATAGTAAGCACGGCGCTGCGCAATGGTAAAGCAGTAGTAAGTGCCAGCAAACGTATGATTGCTGAAAACCTGCCTGCCCTTTACCAGCTTCAGGCCGAGAACAAAGTGCCATTCCTCTACGAAGCATCCAGCTGCGCCAGTATTCCCATCATCCGCAACCTGGAGGAATACTACGATAACGATCTGCTCAACGCTGTGGAAGGTATCTGTAACGGCTCTACGAATTATATTCTCACTAAAATATTCGAAGAAAACCTCAGCTTCGAAACTGCCCTGCAACAGGCACAACACCTGGGCTTCGCCGAAACTGATCCCTCACTGGATATAGAAGGCTATGATCCGAAATTCAAGATCGTGATCCTCCTCCTCCACGCATTCGGTACCTTCGTAAAACCGGAAGAAGTATTCAACTTCGGGATTCATCACCTGAATGATTTCGATATTCAGTTTGCCAGACAACGGAGCTGTACCATCAAACTGATTGCGCAATGCCGCCGCCAGAATGGTCATGTATTCTCTTATGTACTGCCGCACCTGGTGAAGGAACACAATCTCCTTTACGATGTATACAATGAATACAACGGTATCCTGCTGGAGAGCGCATTCACCGACAAGCAGTTCTTCGTAGGTAAAGGCGCCGGTGGTACCGCTACCGGTAGTGCTGTACTGTCTGATATTTCTGCCCTGTTATACAACTATCGCTACGAGTATAAAAAGATCAAACAAAATAATCAGCCGAGCTTTACCAACGACGTAAAACTGAAAGTTTACCTGCGCTACAAAACACCCGATCAGGTAGATCTGGCCGAGTTCTTCAATATCTCCGAAAAATATGAATCAGCTGAATGGCGCTATGTGGTGGGAGTTATCAATCTGCAGAAACTGAAAGAAGCAGGATGGCTGAAAAATAAAGACGTGAACGTACTGGTACTGGAATAA
- a CDS encoding PLP-dependent aspartate aminotransferase family protein, which produces MKTATQLIHSIPVDELTGAISVPIYQTSTFVQESPGINKGFEFSRANNPTRKVLEDLICTLEEGFAGFAFASGMSAIDAVLKLLKTGDEIMAVEDTYGGIFQIFNHMFERFGIKVNFVDTSNIDKVLTSITPNTRIIWLESPTNPTLRISDIKSISKIAKQHNILLVVDNTFSTPLLQQPIPLGADIVIHSASKYLAGHCDVIAGLVVVNSKSLADQIRYNQNISGSILSPFEAWLTIRGIETLYLRLEKQCSNASAIANWLAAHPAVDKVFYPGLATHKNHHIARKQQKNYGALVSFSLKSDNIKNAIRIVNATKLFKLAESFGGVKSMLAHPATMTHKNIPEEFRRKTGLQDSCIRLSIGIEDAEDLINDLKQALDKLNLPAGKQITVLQ; this is translated from the coding sequence ATGAAAACAGCTACACAACTGATTCATAGCATTCCGGTAGATGAACTGACAGGCGCCATTTCAGTGCCTATCTATCAAACGTCCACCTTTGTGCAGGAATCACCGGGCATCAATAAGGGCTTTGAGTTCTCCAGGGCAAACAACCCCACGAGGAAAGTGCTGGAAGACCTGATCTGCACCCTGGAAGAAGGGTTCGCCGGATTTGCGTTTGCCAGCGGCATGTCCGCCATTGATGCTGTACTGAAGCTGTTAAAAACCGGCGATGAGATCATGGCGGTGGAAGATACCTATGGCGGCATCTTCCAGATATTCAACCACATGTTCGAACGCTTCGGTATCAAAGTGAACTTTGTAGATACCAGTAACATCGATAAGGTATTGACTTCGATTACGCCCAATACCCGGATCATCTGGCTGGAATCCCCTACTAATCCAACATTGCGTATTTCTGATATAAAATCTATCAGCAAAATTGCCAAACAACATAACATTCTGCTGGTGGTCGACAATACCTTCAGCACCCCGTTGCTGCAACAACCTATTCCGCTGGGCGCCGATATTGTTATCCACAGCGCTTCCAAATACCTCGCCGGTCACTGTGATGTGATCGCCGGCCTGGTAGTGGTAAACAGCAAAAGCCTCGCCGATCAGATCAGGTATAACCAGAATATTTCCGGTAGTATTCTCAGTCCGTTCGAAGCCTGGCTCACTATCCGCGGTATAGAAACCCTCTACCTGCGGCTGGAGAAACAATGCAGCAACGCCAGTGCAATTGCCAACTGGCTGGCGGCACATCCCGCTGTAGATAAAGTATTCTACCCGGGCCTCGCCACACATAAGAATCATCATATCGCCCGTAAACAACAAAAGAACTACGGCGCACTGGTGAGCTTTTCCCTGAAAAGCGACAACATCAAAAATGCCATCCGCATCGTCAACGCTACCAAACTGTTTAAACTGGCAGAAAGCTTCGGCGGTGTGAAAAGTATGCTGGCCCATCCGGCCACTATGACACATAAAAACATACCGGAAGAATTCCGGCGGAAAACAGGACTACAGGACTCCTGCATACGGTTATCCATAGGCATCGAAGATGCAGAGGACCTCATCAACGACCTGAAACAAGCGCTGGATAAACTTAATCTTCCGGCAGGAAAACAAATTACGGTTTTACAATAA
- a CDS encoding DUF2851 family protein, whose product MFVNPLLTEELFQHIWACRLFRQDHLFTTCGLPVRIIYPGLHNHHSGPDFSAARIRIGDVLWSGQVELHLRSSDWARHRHQYNPQYGRIILHVVFEHDCDDARGPAAPCLELQQHIPKLLLDRYQQLKRTTPFVPCGSQAATVPQLTWLSWKERLLAERWERKTGILRAWLQSSRYNWEEVCYWAVAQSYGTPVNSLTFLQLAQSLSFRALMRYRSGMLQLEALLFGQAGMLEEDFSDPYALHLREIYQHLRHKHRLRPLQPHQWHWLRMRPSAFPTIRIAAFAALLQQQVRLFSRVLEAADVAGLESLFFVRPSAYWLQHYRFGHLVEATQLPGKQAVHGILINTILPLLFLYGQERNHRYYQEKALHLLQQLPPEQNKITRSWHQLGVEQESALESQALLQLKEYYCDERKCLQCAIGAKILQACR is encoded by the coding sequence ATGTTTGTTAACCCGTTGCTCACGGAAGAGCTGTTCCAGCACATCTGGGCGTGCCGGCTATTCAGGCAGGATCATCTTTTTACGACTTGTGGCCTGCCGGTACGGATCATATATCCCGGATTACATAATCATCATAGTGGTCCTGATTTTTCGGCTGCGAGGATTAGGATAGGCGACGTGCTTTGGTCGGGGCAGGTGGAGTTGCATTTGCGCAGTTCCGACTGGGCCCGGCACCGGCATCAGTACAACCCGCAGTACGGGCGGATTATCCTGCATGTGGTATTTGAGCACGATTGCGACGATGCCCGCGGGCCTGCGGCGCCCTGCCTGGAATTACAGCAGCATATTCCCAAGCTGTTGCTGGATCGTTATCAGCAATTGAAGCGTACAACGCCTTTTGTGCCCTGTGGGTCGCAGGCGGCAACGGTACCGCAACTTACGTGGCTGAGTTGGAAGGAACGTTTGCTGGCGGAGCGCTGGGAGCGGAAGACGGGCATTTTGCGGGCCTGGCTGCAAAGCAGCCGTTATAACTGGGAGGAAGTTTGTTACTGGGCCGTGGCACAGAGCTATGGCACGCCGGTAAACAGCCTTACCTTTCTGCAGCTGGCACAGTCGTTGTCGTTCCGTGCCCTGATGCGCTACCGCTCCGGCATGCTGCAGCTGGAAGCCCTGTTGTTCGGGCAGGCGGGGATGCTGGAAGAAGATTTCAGCGATCCGTATGCACTGCACCTGCGGGAGATCTACCAGCATCTGCGGCATAAACACCGGCTTCGGCCTTTACAGCCCCATCAGTGGCACTGGCTAAGAATGCGGCCTTCTGCATTCCCTACCATCCGTATAGCGGCTTTTGCAGCCTTGTTACAGCAACAGGTACGGTTATTTTCCCGGGTACTGGAAGCTGCAGATGTTGCCGGGCTGGAATCGCTGTTTTTCGTACGCCCGTCGGCGTACTGGCTGCAACATTACCGGTTCGGGCATCTGGTGGAGGCCACGCAGCTTCCGGGGAAACAGGCGGTACACGGTATCCTGATCAATACTATATTGCCTTTACTCTTTTTGTACGGGCAGGAAAGAAATCATCGTTACTACCAGGAGAAGGCGCTGCATCTCCTGCAGCAACTCCCGCCGGAACAAAACAAAATCACCCGGAGCTGGCATCAGCTGGGCGTAGAACAGGAAAGTGCCCTGGAGTCACAGGCGCTGTTACAATTGAAAGAGTACTACTGCGATGAGCGAAAGTGCCTGCAATGCGCGATAGGAGCGAAGATTCTGCAGGCCTGCAGGTAA
- a CDS encoding OsmC family protein — protein sequence MQTASIIYTGELRTTAAHLQSGTVIETDAPVDNNGKGERFSPTDLVATALGSCMLTIMGIKARDNNWNIDGTKVSIQKIMGTEPRRITGVNVVFDFPAGHQLGEKERTILERAALACPVAKSLNTEIKQDVVFNW from the coding sequence ATGCAAACAGCATCTATCATCTATACAGGCGAGCTTCGTACAACTGCCGCCCATCTCCAGTCAGGTACTGTGATTGAAACTGACGCTCCTGTTGATAACAATGGTAAAGGCGAACGCTTTTCCCCTACCGATCTGGTAGCTACTGCACTGGGTTCCTGCATGCTCACCATTATGGGCATTAAGGCAAGAGATAACAACTGGAATATTGATGGTACTAAAGTAAGTATCCAGAAGATTATGGGCACAGAACCCCGCAGGATCACAGGCGTAAATGTAGTTTTCGACTTTCCTGCCGGCCATCAGCTGGGTGAAAAAGAAAGGACCATCCTGGAAAGAGCTGCCCTTGCCTGTCCGGTAGCTAAGAGCCTGAATACTGAGATTAAGCAGGATGTGGTTTTCAACTGGTAA
- the lipA gene encoding lipoyl synthase produces the protein MQELPVIAAEPATTRVKKPDWLRVKLPIGENYKQVRNLVDTHKLHTICESGNCPNMGECWGAGTATFMILGNICTRSCGFCAVATGRPEAVDFDEPQRVAEAIYLMKVKHAVITSVDRDELKDGGSIIWANTIKAVRALNPETTMETLIPDFRGIWENLQRIIDVAPEIVSHNLETVERLTKQVRIQAKYHRSLEVIRRLKDGGMRTKSGIMLGLGETREEVVQAMQDLYDNGCDVVTLGQYLQPTPKHLPVARFVHPDEFAELREIGYNIGLDYVESGPLVRSSYHAEKHIFSGRNKG, from the coding sequence ATGCAAGAACTACCCGTAATAGCCGCTGAACCGGCTACCACAAGAGTAAAAAAGCCTGACTGGCTGCGCGTTAAGTTACCTATAGGCGAAAACTACAAACAGGTCAGGAACCTGGTAGATACCCATAAATTACATACGATCTGCGAAAGTGGCAATTGCCCCAACATGGGTGAGTGCTGGGGAGCCGGTACCGCTACTTTCATGATCCTGGGAAATATCTGTACCCGTAGCTGCGGTTTTTGTGCCGTGGCCACCGGTCGGCCGGAAGCGGTGGATTTCGATGAGCCACAGCGTGTAGCTGAAGCTATTTACCTGATGAAGGTAAAGCATGCGGTGATCACTTCTGTAGACAGGGATGAGCTGAAAGATGGCGGTTCCATCATCTGGGCCAATACCATCAAGGCCGTAAGAGCACTGAACCCGGAAACCACCATGGAAACCCTGATCCCGGATTTCCGTGGTATCTGGGAAAACCTGCAACGGATCATTGATGTGGCGCCTGAAATAGTTTCTCATAACCTGGAAACAGTAGAGCGCCTTACCAAACAGGTAAGGATACAGGCCAAATACCATAGAAGCCTCGAAGTAATCCGCCGGCTTAAAGATGGAGGCATGCGTACTAAGAGTGGTATTATGCTGGGCCTCGGTGAAACCAGGGAAGAAGTAGTACAGGCCATGCAGGACCTGTACGATAACGGTTGTGATGTAGTGACCCTGGGTCAGTACCTGCAGCCTACTCCGAAGCATCTCCCCGTGGCACGCTTCGTACATCCCGATGAATTTGCAGAGCTGCGTGAAATAGGATACAACATTGGCCTCGACTACGTAGAGTCGGGTCCGTTAGTAAGATCTTCCTATCACGCCGAAAAACATATTTTCAGCGGTCGAAATAAAGGATGA